The DNA region TGGGTTTGATATTTCGATGCTAAGCTACAACATTTTAGCTGGAGGATTGATTTTAGGAGCATTTTTTATGGCGACTGATTATACAACATCTCCTGTATCAAAAAAAGGTCAAATTATTTATGCTATTGGATGCGGTCTACTAACTGCAGTTATAAGATACTACGGAGGATATCCTGAGGGAGTTTCTTACTCTATATTATTAATGAACGTAGCAACTCCGCTTATAGATAAATATATTTCACCAAGAGTATTTGGGGAGGTGGCAAAATAATGAAAAATGAAATTGTTAAGTTGGGAATTATTTTGTTAATTATTACAGCCATTGCTGCAGCATTACTAGGATTTGTAAACCAAATTACATCGCCTGTAATTGAAGCTCAGATAATAGAAGCGAATAATATGGCTAGAAAATCTATACTTTCTGACGCTGATAGTTTTGAATTAATCCAAGAAGACTTTGGCGGAGAGGTATTAGAAGTATACAAGGGCTTAAAAGGCTCCGACATAGTAGGATATACTATAAAAACTGCACCAAAAGGATATGCAGGAGCTATTGAGGTAACAACAGGAATTACTGTTGATGGCACTATTTCTGGAGTATCTATTGGTACTATGAATGAAACACCAGGTCTTGGAGCAAAAGCAAAGGACGAAGCATTTATAAGCCAATATAATTCAAAAATGACAGATGAAAATTTAGCTGTTATAAAAAATGGTACACCAGCTGAGAATGAAATAGTGGCAATATCTGGAGCTACCATAACATCTTCAGCAGTTACAAAAGGTGTAAATACAGCAATTGAACTATTTAAAAATAGCTTACAATAGGAGGTGTCTATATGAACTTATTTAAAATACTAAAAAATGGAATAGTTGATGAGAATCCGACGTTTGTTCAGGTTTTGGGAATGTGTCCTACTCTGGCTGTAACTACATCAGCAGTTAATGGTTTAGGAATGGGCCTTGCAACTACAGCAGTTTTAGCTATGTCGAATTTTGCAATTTCGATTCTTAGAAAAGTAATACCTTCAAAAATAAGAATTCCAGCATATGTTGTTGTAATTGCAACGTTTGTAACGATAGTGGGAATGCTTTTAAAAGCATATGTACCAGCCCTGGATAAATCGTTAGGCCTATTTATACCACTAATAGTTGTAAACTGTATAATACTAGCAAGAGCAGAGAGCTTTGCTTCTAAAAATAACGGGATAGCCTCTACTTTTGACGGTATAGGAATGGGCCTAGGCTTTACTTTATCTCTTACGCTTTTAGGCACTGTAAGAGAGATTTTAGGAGCAGGCTCAATATTTGGAAATATGCTATTTGGAGAAGCTTTTAAACCTGCTATTATCATGATTCTTCCTCCAGGTGCTTTTTTAGCTTTGGGTATGATGCTTGCAGTATTTAAAAAAATGACAACTGGCAAAAAAAATAAAAAATCTGAAATTCAATCTGCTAGTTAGGAGGTTTAAACTATGATAAAATCGATTTTGATTATAATGCTTAGCTCAATACTTGTTAATAACTTTGTATTATCAAGATTTTTAGGAATATGTCCATTCTTAGGAGTTTCTAAGAAAGTTGAAACTGCGCTTGGTATGGGAATGGCTGTAACCTTTGTTATGGTCCTAGCTTCAATTTTTACATATTTAATTCAAAAATTAATTCTAGTAAACCTTGGGATTGAATATATGCAGACAATAGCATTTATTCTTGTAATTGCGTCACTTGTTCAATTCGTAGAAATGGTAATTCAAAAGACTAGTCCTACTTTATACCAAGCTCTTGGTGTATATTTGCCTCTTATAACAACTAACTGTGCAGTTTTGGGGGTAGCGATTTTAAATATTCAAAGTGAGTACAATTTGATTGAAACTATATTTAATGGATTTGCCGCAGCAGTAGGATTTACACTTGCAATTGTTTTGTTCGCTGGAATCAGAGAGAGATTAGAAATATCAGATATTCCTGAAATTTTTCAAGGATTCCCAATTGCTCTTATTAGCGCAGGTCTTATGTCAATCGCATTCCTAGGCTTCAGTGGCTTAGTAAAATAGGAGGTCAAACTATGAGTTCTATCTTAAATTCAGTATTAAGTCTTTCAGCTATGGGATTGGTTTTCGGAGCAGGTTTAGCTTATGCATCTCAGAAGTTTGCTGTAGAAGTTGACCCTAAAGAAGAAGCAATACTAAACGCTCTACCAGGAGCTAACTGTGGTGGATGTGGATTTCCAGGATGTGGTGGATTAGCGACTGCTATTGCTAAGGGAGAGGCTGCTACTAATGCTTGTCCTGTAGGAGGAGCAGAGGTTGCAGAAAAAATCTCAGAAATTATGGGTGTAAATGCTTCAGCTGGAACTAAAATGATTGCAAATGTAATATGTAATGGAACTAATTCAAATGCAAAAAATAAATCTCTTTACAGCGGGATATTAGATTGTAAGGCTGCTTCATTGGTTGCAAATGGTCCAAAGTCATGCTCTTATGGATGTCTTGGATTTGGCACATGTGAAAATGTATGCCCGTTTGATGCTATTCACGTTTATGATGATGGAATAGCTCATGTGGATGAGGAGAAATGTGTAGGTTGTGGGAAATGTATAGAAGCATGTCCGAAAGCTGTAATTCATTGGATTCCATATGGACAAGAGGTATCTATTGATTGTAATAGCAAAGAAAAAGGGAAGGATGTAAAGGAAAAATGTAGCGTTGGTTGTATTGGATGTCAAATTTGTGTTAAGAGTTGTCCTTTCCAAGCAATAACTTTTGAAAATAACTTAGCAAAAATAGATTATTCAAAATGTACTCAGTGCATGGTTTGTGTTGAAAAATGTCCGACAAAAGCAATTAGTGGAGATTTATCAAAAAGAAAAACTGCTAGAGTAATCGATGATTTGTGCATAGGATGTACAATCTGTGCCAAAAATTGTCCG from Acetoanaerobium noterae includes:
- the rnfB gene encoding RnfABCDGE type electron transport complex subunit B — encoded protein: MSSILNSVLSLSAMGLVFGAGLAYASQKFAVEVDPKEEAILNALPGANCGGCGFPGCGGLATAIAKGEAATNACPVGGAEVAEKISEIMGVNASAGTKMIANVICNGTNSNAKNKSLYSGILDCKAASLVANGPKSCSYGCLGFGTCENVCPFDAIHVYDDGIAHVDEEKCVGCGKCIEACPKAVIHWIPYGQEVSIDCNSKEKGKDVKEKCSVGCIGCQICVKSCPFQAITFENNLAKIDYSKCTQCMVCVEKCPTKAISGDLSKRKTARVIDDLCIGCTICAKNCPTNAIEGELKAIHKVDPDKCIGCKVCYQKCPKKAIEMI
- a CDS encoding RnfABCDGE type electron transport complex subunit G: MKNEIVKLGIILLIITAIAAALLGFVNQITSPVIEAQIIEANNMARKSILSDADSFELIQEDFGGEVLEVYKGLKGSDIVGYTIKTAPKGYAGAIEVTTGITVDGTISGVSIGTMNETPGLGAKAKDEAFISQYNSKMTDENLAVIKNGTPAENEIVAISGATITSSAVTKGVNTAIELFKNSLQ
- the rsxE gene encoding electron transport complex subunit RsxE: MNLFKILKNGIVDENPTFVQVLGMCPTLAVTTSAVNGLGMGLATTAVLAMSNFAISILRKVIPSKIRIPAYVVVIATFVTIVGMLLKAYVPALDKSLGLFIPLIVVNCIILARAESFASKNNGIASTFDGIGMGLGFTLSLTLLGTVREILGAGSIFGNMLFGEAFKPAIIMILPPGAFLALGMMLAVFKKMTTGKKNKKSEIQSAS
- the rsxA gene encoding electron transport complex subunit RsxA, which encodes MIKSILIIMLSSILVNNFVLSRFLGICPFLGVSKKVETALGMGMAVTFVMVLASIFTYLIQKLILVNLGIEYMQTIAFILVIASLVQFVEMVIQKTSPTLYQALGVYLPLITTNCAVLGVAILNIQSEYNLIETIFNGFAAAVGFTLAIVLFAGIRERLEISDIPEIFQGFPIALISAGLMSIAFLGFSGLVK